One part of the Arthrobacter sp. EM1 genome encodes these proteins:
- the glgX gene encoding glycogen debranching protein GlgX, whose protein sequence is MEVWPGTAYPLGATFDGTGTNFALFSERADRVELCILADDLTETRVELTEVDGYVWHCYLPHIQPGQKYGYRVHGPYEPENGNRFNANKLLMDPYAKAVQGQIDWDPALFTYEFGDPDSRNDSDSAPHTMHGVVINPYFEWDGDRQLRIPYHQSVIYEAHVKGLTELHPEIPEEQRGTYAGVAHPAVIDHMKKLGVTAIELMPVHQFVNDGTLEEKGLNNYWGYNTIGFFAPQNTYSSSGDVGHQVQEFKAMVRDLHRAGIEVILDVVYNHTAEGNHLGPTLSFKGIDNQAYYRLVDDDQKHYMDYTGTGNSLNVRHPHSLQLLMDSLRYWVTEMHVDGFRFDLASTLAREFYDVDKLSTFFELIQQDPIVSQVKLIAEPWDIGPGGYQVGNFPPQWTEWNGKYRDTVRDFWRGEASTLGEFASRLTGSADLYESSARRPVASINFVTAHDGFTMRDLVSYNEKHNDANGEGNNDGESHNRSWNCGEEGDTDNDHVLTLRARQQRNFIATLLLSQGVPMLLHGDELGRTQQGNNNTYCQDSELSWIHWEAMDQPLVEFTAVVNKIRHDHPTFRRSRFFDGRPVRRGEGEKLPDIVWLKTDGTEMLPEDWDSGFGRTIGVFYNGDGIQEQDSRGRRITDDSFLLCFNAHDDDVDFALPSTEYSRFWDVLVDTADQADTEEPLKAGAVVKLAAKSMVVLRAHSGPEVEVDYSAAASLASMAEHEDALEEMVESQEEAAATSASKAAAE, encoded by the coding sequence ATGGAAGTCTGGCCCGGAACGGCATATCCGCTGGGAGCCACTTTTGATGGCACCGGAACCAATTTTGCCCTGTTCAGCGAACGCGCCGATCGGGTGGAGCTGTGCATCCTCGCTGATGACCTGACCGAAACCCGGGTTGAGCTGACCGAAGTGGACGGCTATGTGTGGCACTGCTACCTGCCGCACATCCAGCCCGGACAGAAATACGGCTACCGCGTCCACGGCCCGTATGAACCCGAAAACGGCAACCGCTTCAACGCCAACAAGCTGCTGATGGACCCCTACGCCAAAGCAGTCCAAGGCCAGATTGACTGGGATCCGGCGCTCTTCACCTATGAATTCGGTGACCCCGATTCCCGGAACGACAGCGATTCGGCTCCCCACACCATGCACGGTGTGGTCATCAACCCCTACTTCGAATGGGACGGGGACCGCCAGCTGCGGATCCCTTACCACCAGTCGGTAATCTACGAGGCGCACGTCAAGGGCCTGACCGAGCTGCACCCTGAAATCCCCGAAGAGCAGCGCGGCACCTACGCCGGCGTCGCGCACCCGGCGGTTATTGATCACATGAAAAAGCTCGGCGTCACCGCGATCGAACTCATGCCGGTGCACCAGTTCGTCAATGACGGCACGCTCGAGGAAAAGGGCCTCAACAACTACTGGGGCTACAACACCATCGGCTTCTTCGCGCCGCAGAACACCTACAGCTCCTCCGGCGACGTCGGGCACCAGGTCCAGGAGTTCAAGGCCATGGTCCGCGATCTGCACCGGGCCGGCATCGAGGTGATCCTGGACGTGGTTTACAACCACACCGCGGAAGGGAACCACCTGGGCCCCACACTCTCCTTCAAGGGCATCGACAACCAGGCCTACTACCGGCTCGTTGACGACGACCAGAAGCACTACATGGATTACACCGGAACCGGAAACTCCCTCAACGTCCGGCACCCGCACTCCCTGCAGCTGTTGATGGACTCCCTGCGCTATTGGGTGACGGAAATGCACGTCGACGGCTTCCGCTTCGACCTCGCCTCCACCTTGGCCCGAGAGTTCTACGACGTCGACAAGCTCTCCACCTTCTTCGAACTCATCCAGCAGGATCCGATTGTTTCCCAGGTGAAGCTGATCGCCGAGCCGTGGGACATCGGCCCGGGCGGCTACCAGGTGGGCAACTTCCCGCCGCAGTGGACCGAATGGAACGGCAAGTACCGCGACACGGTCCGCGACTTCTGGCGTGGTGAGGCATCCACCCTGGGTGAATTCGCGTCCCGTCTGACCGGCTCGGCGGACCTGTACGAAAGCTCTGCCCGGCGCCCGGTGGCCTCGATCAACTTCGTCACCGCCCACGACGGCTTCACCATGCGCGACCTCGTCTCCTACAACGAAAAGCACAACGACGCCAACGGCGAAGGCAACAACGACGGCGAATCCCACAACCGCTCCTGGAACTGCGGCGAGGAGGGGGACACGGACAACGACCACGTACTGACCCTCCGCGCCCGCCAGCAGCGCAACTTCATCGCCACCCTGCTGCTTTCGCAGGGCGTCCCGATGCTCCTGCACGGCGACGAACTGGGCCGCACCCAGCAGGGCAACAACAACACCTACTGCCAGGACTCGGAACTGAGCTGGATCCACTGGGAGGCGATGGACCAGCCGTTGGTCGAGTTCACCGCCGTCGTCAACAAGATCCGGCACGACCACCCGACGTTCCGGCGCAGCCGCTTCTTCGACGGCCGCCCGGTCCGCCGCGGCGAGGGCGAGAAGCTCCCGGACATCGTCTGGCTGAAAACGGACGGCACCGAAATGCTCCCGGAGGACTGGGACAGCGGCTTCGGGCGGACCATCGGTGTGTTCTACAACGGAGACGGCATCCAGGAGCAGGACTCCCGCGGACGCCGGATCACCGACGACAGCTTCCTGTTGTGCTTCAACGCCCACGACGACGACGTGGACTTCGCACTGCCGTCCACGGAGTACTCGCGGTTCTGGGACGTGCTTGTGGACACCGCAGACCAGGCTGACACCGAGGAGCCGCTTAAGGCTGGTGCGGTGGTGAAGCTCGCGGCCAAGTCGATGGTGGTGCTCCGCGCCCACTCCGGTCCCGAGGTGGAAGTGGACTACTCCGCAGCCGCGTCGCTGGCCTCCATGGCCGAGCACGAGGACGCCCTCGAGGAAATGGTGGAGTCCCAGGAGGAAGCCGCCGCTACCAGCGCTTCGAAGGCTGCCGCCGAATGA
- the treZ gene encoding malto-oligosyltrehalose trehalohydrolase produces MTLPADGNERFDLWAPEPAAVTLLADGRQYPMTRRAPADAADGWWTAPDAPASGEVDYGYLLDGDTTPLPDPRSRRQPDGVHSLSRTFDAGSHTWSDGNWQGRGLQGAVIYELHIGTFTPEGTLDAAAGKLAYLAELGIDFVELLPVNGFNGTHNWGYDGVLWYAVHEGYGGPAAYQRFVDAAHAAGLGVIQDVVYNHLGPSGNYLPRFGPYLKSGEGNTWGDSVNLDGSGSDVVRGYILENAAMWLRDYHVDGLRLDAVHAFKDERAVHLLEEFGALADSISAETGRAATMIAESDLNDPRLLYPRGINGYGLAGQWSDDFHHAVHVNVSGEATGYYADFESIEALAKVLVDGFFHDGGYSSFRGRHHGRPINTGVVHPAALVVCSQNHDQIGNRATGDRLSQTLGYGQLALAAVATLTSPFTPMLFMGEEYGATTPWQFFTSHPEPELGKATAEGRIREFERMGWDPAVVPDPQDPETFTRSKLDWAEAAAGEHARLLELYRKLISLRRTTPELAGLGFEDTAVAFSEAEGWLRLRRGSVEVAMNFSAEPRRLSVAGASISLATEDAVHLADGQLALPGHSAAVISK; encoded by the coding sequence ATCACTTTGCCTGCCGATGGAAATGAACGCTTTGACCTCTGGGCGCCGGAACCGGCCGCCGTGACGCTGCTGGCCGACGGTCGGCAGTACCCGATGACCCGCCGGGCACCTGCCGATGCCGCTGACGGCTGGTGGACCGCACCGGACGCCCCGGCCAGCGGGGAGGTCGACTACGGCTACCTGCTCGACGGCGACACCACACCGCTGCCGGACCCCCGGTCCCGCCGGCAGCCCGACGGGGTGCACTCGCTCTCCCGGACCTTCGACGCAGGCAGCCACACGTGGTCGGACGGAAACTGGCAGGGCCGCGGGCTGCAGGGAGCGGTGATCTACGAGCTCCACATCGGGACCTTCACCCCCGAAGGCACCCTGGACGCCGCGGCCGGCAAGCTGGCCTACCTGGCGGAGCTTGGTATTGATTTTGTGGAGTTGCTGCCGGTGAACGGCTTTAATGGAACCCACAACTGGGGCTACGACGGCGTTCTCTGGTACGCCGTGCACGAGGGCTACGGCGGCCCTGCCGCGTACCAGCGGTTCGTGGACGCGGCCCATGCTGCCGGTCTGGGTGTGATCCAGGACGTGGTTTACAACCACCTCGGACCCAGCGGGAACTACCTTCCGCGCTTTGGTCCGTACCTGAAATCGGGCGAGGGCAACACCTGGGGCGACTCGGTGAACCTCGACGGTTCCGGGTCCGACGTGGTGCGCGGTTACATCCTGGAGAACGCCGCCATGTGGCTGCGGGACTACCACGTCGACGGGCTTCGGCTCGACGCCGTGCATGCCTTCAAGGACGAGCGGGCCGTCCACCTGCTGGAGGAGTTCGGTGCGCTTGCGGACAGCATCTCCGCCGAAACCGGACGCGCTGCCACCATGATCGCCGAATCGGACCTCAACGATCCGCGGCTGCTTTACCCGCGCGGCATCAACGGCTACGGCCTGGCCGGCCAGTGGAGCGATGACTTCCACCATGCGGTGCACGTCAACGTGAGCGGCGAAGCCACCGGCTACTACGCCGACTTCGAGTCCATTGAAGCCCTGGCCAAGGTCCTGGTGGACGGGTTCTTCCACGACGGCGGCTACTCCAGCTTCCGTGGGCGGCACCACGGCCGACCGATCAACACCGGTGTGGTGCATCCCGCGGCCCTGGTGGTCTGCAGCCAGAACCACGACCAGATCGGCAACCGGGCCACCGGCGACCGGCTGTCCCAAACGCTGGGATACGGGCAGCTGGCGCTGGCGGCCGTCGCGACCCTGACCTCGCCGTTCACGCCGATGCTCTTTATGGGTGAGGAATACGGCGCCACCACACCCTGGCAGTTCTTCACCTCGCACCCCGAACCGGAACTCGGCAAAGCCACTGCGGAGGGCCGGATCAGGGAGTTCGAACGGATGGGCTGGGACCCCGCCGTCGTCCCCGACCCGCAGGACCCGGAAACCTTCACCCGTTCCAAGCTCGACTGGGCCGAAGCCGCCGCGGGTGAGCATGCCCGTCTGCTGGAGCTGTACCGCAAGCTGATCTCGCTGCGGCGCACGACGCCTGAGCTCGCCGGACTCGGCTTCGAAGACACCGCTGTCGCCTTCAGCGAGGCCGAAGGCTGGCTCCGCCTGCGCCGCGGCAGTGTGGAGGTCGCCATGAACTTCTCCGCCGAACCGCGCCGGCTCAGTGTTGCGGGCGCCTCGATCTCGCTGGCCACCGAGGACGCAGTGCACCTGGCCGACGGCCAGCTCGCCCTTCCCGGCCACAGTGCCGCCGTCATCTCGAAATAG
- the mgrA gene encoding L-glyceraldehyde 3-phosphate reductase translates to MTYVAAASRYDSMPYRRVGRGGLKLPAISLGLWHNFGDDKPFETQRAILRRAFDLGVNHFDLANNYGPAAGSAETNFGRHLKDDFAPYRDELIISTKAGYNMWPGPFGEWGSRKYLLASLDQSLTRMGLDYVDIFYSHRPDPETPLEETMGALDHAVRSGKALYAGISSYTPEQTLEAARILKELGTPLLIHQPSYSMLNRWTENGSPNLYEAIEQVGAGSIAFSPLAQGMLTDRYLNGIPAGSRAAQEKSLAEDSITEEKLDRVRGLQRIAESRGQSLAQMAIAWILRPQEKGSAVTSALVGASSVRQLEDTLAAINNLGFSAEELSAIDEFAVESEINLWAQK, encoded by the coding sequence ATGACTTATGTTGCAGCAGCAAGCCGTTATGACTCCATGCCGTACCGCCGTGTGGGCCGCGGCGGACTGAAGCTCCCCGCCATCTCCCTGGGGCTGTGGCACAACTTCGGGGATGATAAGCCGTTCGAGACCCAGCGGGCCATCCTGCGCCGGGCCTTCGACCTGGGTGTGAACCACTTCGACCTGGCGAACAACTACGGCCCGGCCGCCGGTTCGGCCGAAACCAACTTCGGCCGCCACCTCAAGGATGATTTCGCGCCTTACCGGGACGAGCTCATCATCTCCACCAAGGCCGGCTACAACATGTGGCCCGGTCCGTTCGGCGAATGGGGTTCCCGTAAATACCTGCTCGCGAGCCTGGACCAGTCGCTGACCCGGATGGGCCTGGACTATGTGGACATCTTCTACAGCCACCGTCCCGACCCGGAAACGCCGCTGGAAGAGACCATGGGCGCACTGGACCACGCCGTCCGGTCCGGGAAGGCCCTCTACGCGGGCATCTCCTCCTACACCCCGGAGCAGACCCTCGAAGCCGCCCGGATTCTCAAGGAACTCGGCACCCCGTTGCTGATCCACCAGCCGAGCTACTCCATGCTGAACCGCTGGACCGAAAACGGCAGCCCCAACCTGTACGAGGCGATCGAACAGGTCGGTGCCGGCTCCATCGCATTCTCGCCCTTGGCCCAGGGAATGCTGACCGACCGTTACCTGAACGGGATCCCGGCCGGTTCCCGCGCCGCCCAGGAGAAGTCCCTGGCCGAAGACAGCATCACCGAGGAGAAGCTGGACCGGGTGCGGGGCCTGCAGCGGATCGCCGAAAGCCGCGGCCAGTCCCTCGCCCAGATGGCCATCGCCTGGATCCTCCGTCCGCAGGAGAAGGGCTCCGCCGTGACATCGGCGCTGGTCGGCGCCTCCAGTGTCCGGCAACTGGAGGACACCCTGGCGGCGATCAACAACCTCGGCTTCAGCGCCGAAGAGCTGAGCGCGATCGACGAGTTCGCCGTCGAGTCCGAGATCAACCTGTGGGCGCAGAAGTAG
- the treY gene encoding malto-oligosyltrehalose synthase: protein MRTPVSTYRLQVRPGFTLQDAAETVPYLKSLGVDWIYLSPILTAEKGSDHGYDVTDPAAIDPDRGGAEGLIAASKAARDAGMGVLVDIVPNHVGVATPAQNPWWWSLLKEGQQSRYAPAFDVDWDFGAGRIRIPVLGEDSDVDALEIKDGELRYYDHRFPLAEGTYTAGDSSADDPREVHDRQHYELIGWRRADDELNYRRFFAVNSLAGIRVELPEVFDEAHAEIVRWFREGLVDGLRIDHPDGLADPEGYLHRLREVTGGSYLLIEKILEPGEQLPASFDCDGTTGYDALADVDRLFVDPAGQADLDALDTGLRGGQAADYEDMIRGTKRRITDGILHSEMLRLARLVPAGTGLRADQSADALSEIIAAFPVYRSYLPVGADVLAEACELAAGRRPDLADAIAMLLPLLLDAGPEPDAELGRRFQQTSGMVMAKGVEDTAFFRYTRLGTLTEVGADPTEFSLAAEEFHHRMARRQAELPLSMTTLSTHDTKRSEDTRARISVLAELAPEWRAALARLQDLAPLPDGPLANLLWQAIAGAWPADRERLQSYALKAAREAGNSTDWLDPDAGFEVKLAAVVDAAFDNPEVVAELESLVQLLNPYGAVNSLGAKLVQLTMPGVPDVYQGTEFWDRSLTDPDNRRPFDYGARRAALAALDAGERPASYTDDAAKLLVTSRALRLRRGRPGLFTGYRPVLAAGPAAGHLVGFDRGSAAGPGAVTLATRLPRTLEQQGGWRETAIDLPGAMTDELTGATFGPGAVELAAILGRYPVALLVPAEH from the coding sequence ATGAGGACTCCTGTCTCCACCTACCGGCTGCAGGTCCGGCCCGGGTTCACCCTCCAGGATGCTGCCGAGACCGTGCCGTACCTGAAATCGCTCGGCGTGGACTGGATCTACCTCTCGCCGATCCTCACCGCCGAAAAGGGATCGGACCATGGCTACGACGTCACCGACCCCGCCGCGATCGACCCTGACCGCGGCGGCGCCGAGGGTCTGATCGCGGCGTCGAAGGCGGCGCGGGACGCCGGCATGGGTGTGCTCGTTGACATCGTGCCCAACCATGTCGGCGTCGCAACCCCCGCCCAGAACCCGTGGTGGTGGTCCCTGCTCAAGGAGGGACAGCAGTCCCGTTACGCCCCGGCGTTCGACGTCGACTGGGACTTTGGGGCAGGCAGGATCCGGATCCCAGTACTCGGGGAGGACTCCGACGTTGACGCGCTGGAGATCAAGGACGGGGAGCTGCGCTACTACGACCACCGCTTCCCGCTTGCCGAAGGCACGTATACCGCAGGTGACTCCTCCGCCGATGACCCCCGCGAGGTGCACGACCGGCAGCACTACGAGCTGATCGGCTGGCGCCGGGCCGACGACGAACTGAACTACCGCAGGTTCTTTGCCGTCAATTCCCTGGCCGGCATCCGGGTGGAGCTCCCGGAGGTCTTTGATGAGGCCCACGCCGAGATTGTCCGCTGGTTCCGCGAGGGCCTGGTTGACGGTCTCCGGATCGACCACCCGGACGGCCTGGCCGACCCGGAGGGTTACCTGCACCGGCTCCGCGAAGTGACCGGCGGCAGCTACCTGCTGATCGAGAAGATCCTCGAGCCCGGAGAGCAGCTTCCGGCCAGCTTCGACTGCGACGGAACCACCGGGTACGACGCCCTCGCGGACGTGGACCGGCTCTTCGTCGACCCCGCCGGGCAGGCAGACCTCGACGCCCTCGACACCGGGCTGCGCGGCGGCCAGGCGGCGGACTACGAGGACATGATCCGGGGTACCAAGCGCCGGATCACGGACGGGATCCTGCACTCCGAGATGCTTCGGCTGGCCCGGCTGGTCCCGGCCGGCACCGGGCTCAGGGCAGACCAGAGCGCCGACGCCCTGTCCGAGATCATCGCCGCTTTCCCCGTTTACCGCAGCTACCTGCCCGTGGGCGCCGACGTCCTGGCGGAAGCGTGCGAACTCGCAGCCGGCCGGCGTCCTGACCTCGCCGACGCTATTGCGATGCTGCTCCCGCTGCTGCTTGACGCGGGCCCGGAGCCCGACGCCGAGCTGGGGCGCCGCTTCCAGCAGACCTCCGGCATGGTCATGGCCAAGGGGGTGGAGGACACCGCGTTCTTCCGCTACACCCGGCTGGGCACCCTGACGGAGGTCGGCGCCGACCCTACCGAGTTCTCCCTCGCAGCGGAAGAATTCCATCACCGGATGGCGCGCCGGCAGGCGGAGCTCCCGTTGTCCATGACCACGCTGAGCACTCACGACACCAAACGCAGCGAAGACACCCGCGCGCGGATCTCGGTGCTTGCCGAATTGGCGCCGGAATGGCGGGCTGCCCTGGCCCGGCTTCAGGACCTTGCCCCGCTGCCGGACGGACCGCTGGCCAACCTGTTGTGGCAAGCCATTGCCGGAGCCTGGCCCGCGGACCGTGAGCGTCTGCAGTCCTATGCACTGAAGGCCGCCCGTGAGGCCGGCAACTCCACCGACTGGCTGGATCCGGACGCGGGCTTCGAGGTGAAGCTGGCCGCCGTCGTCGACGCGGCCTTTGACAACCCTGAGGTTGTGGCGGAACTGGAATCCCTGGTGCAGCTGCTGAATCCCTATGGTGCCGTCAATTCGCTTGGGGCCAAGCTGGTTCAGCTGACCATGCCGGGAGTCCCCGATGTCTACCAGGGCACCGAGTTCTGGGACCGCTCGCTGACCGATCCGGATAACCGGCGGCCCTTCGACTACGGTGCGCGGCGTGCCGCCCTGGCCGCGCTGGACGCGGGCGAACGTCCGGCGTCGTACACCGATGACGCGGCGAAACTCCTGGTCACCTCGAGGGCGCTGCGGCTGCGCCGCGGCCGGCCCGGGCTGTTCACGGGGTACCGCCCTGTGCTGGCTGCAGGGCCGGCTGCGGGGCATCTGGTCGGCTTTGACCGCGGCTCAGCGGCGGGACCGGGCGCTGTGACGCTCGCTACCCGGCTGCCCCGCACCCTGGAGCAGCAAGGCGGCTGGCGGGAGACCGCCATTGACCTGCCCGGAGCCATGACCGACGAACTGACCGGCGCCACGTTCGGCCCGGGTGCCGTGGAACTGGCAGCCATCCTGGGCCGCTACCCGGTCGCCCTGCTGGTTCCCGCCGAGCACTGA
- a CDS encoding holo-ACP synthase → MIVGIGVDVVDIERFGRQLERTPGLRDRLFVPAERELNTRSLAARFAAKEAVAKVLGAPAGMNWQDCWIGLDQHGPTVQVKGTVLAVAESKGVKRWHLSMSHDGGIATATVIAES, encoded by the coding sequence ATGATTGTTGGCATTGGCGTAGACGTCGTAGACATTGAACGGTTCGGCCGGCAGCTGGAGCGCACCCCCGGGCTGCGTGACAGGCTGTTTGTGCCGGCGGAGCGCGAACTGAACACCCGCTCCCTGGCTGCCCGGTTCGCCGCCAAGGAAGCCGTGGCCAAGGTCCTCGGCGCTCCGGCCGGCATGAACTGGCAGGACTGCTGGATCGGTCTTGACCAGCACGGGCCCACCGTCCAGGTCAAAGGAACTGTGCTTGCCGTGGCGGAGTCGAAGGGCGTTAAACGCTGGCACCTGTCGATGAGCCACGACGGCGGAATTGCCACGGCGACGGTCATCGCCGAAAGCTGA
- a CDS encoding NAD(P)H-hydrate epimerase, with translation MISAYTGNQIRAAEESFLHASRAPRAGAVLMQRAAYGLANAVVRELRSRGSRLYGASVTVLAGKGNNGGDGLFAAAMLAGRGMRTTAVLTGGEAHPGALTAFEAAGGRVLRLSSENIAAAALAAAGSGVVIDAVLGTGARGGLRGPAAALFEQLAGSRPGLVVACDLPSGVDADTGEVSGPVLRAELTVTFGAAKAGLLADPGADFAGRVQLVRIGIDDVLPEPALRRFEAGDLSALLPYPERRSQKYSRGVLGVVAGSTRYPGAAVLACRGALAAGAGMVRYLGPPEVSDLVRRSCPEVVCGSGSVADARVQAWLLGPGLDEQAHAQLERVSDAAAAGLPVIADAGALPALPRTLAPHVVLTPHAGELAALLARYGDGAGRSAVESATLAAVRRASGLTGATVLLKGATTLVAAPSGTVFSQSEATPWLATAGSGDVLAGVLGGLLAQLSEHAGAFARRGIPAADRWAAIAALAASVHGRAGSLASGGGPVTASNVAEAVREVMSRM, from the coding sequence ATGATCAGCGCCTACACCGGAAACCAGATTCGTGCGGCTGAAGAGAGCTTTCTCCACGCCAGCCGGGCACCCCGCGCGGGCGCTGTCCTGATGCAGCGGGCCGCCTACGGGCTGGCCAACGCGGTAGTCCGCGAGCTCCGGTCCCGCGGCAGCCGGCTCTATGGCGCCAGCGTCACGGTGCTGGCCGGGAAGGGCAACAACGGCGGGGACGGATTGTTCGCGGCAGCCATGCTTGCGGGCCGGGGAATGCGGACGACGGCCGTCCTGACGGGGGGAGAAGCCCATCCGGGGGCACTCACCGCCTTTGAAGCGGCAGGCGGCCGGGTGCTGCGTCTGTCGTCGGAGAACATCGCCGCCGCCGCGCTGGCCGCCGCCGGTTCCGGCGTCGTGATCGACGCGGTCCTTGGCACGGGCGCCCGCGGCGGGCTCCGCGGCCCTGCCGCTGCGCTGTTCGAGCAGCTGGCGGGCTCGCGGCCCGGACTCGTGGTGGCCTGCGACCTCCCCAGCGGCGTAGACGCCGATACCGGTGAAGTCAGCGGACCTGTGCTGCGCGCCGAACTCACTGTGACCTTTGGGGCGGCCAAGGCCGGTCTGCTGGCCGATCCCGGCGCGGACTTCGCCGGCCGCGTGCAGCTTGTCCGCATCGGCATTGACGATGTCCTGCCGGAGCCGGCCCTGCGCCGTTTCGAAGCCGGGGATCTGTCCGCCCTCCTGCCGTATCCGGAACGGCGCTCCCAGAAGTACTCCCGCGGTGTCCTGGGTGTCGTGGCAGGATCGACGCGCTATCCCGGCGCCGCCGTGCTGGCCTGCCGCGGAGCGCTGGCCGCAGGGGCGGGCATGGTGCGCTACCTCGGCCCGCCCGAGGTCTCCGACCTGGTCCGGCGTTCCTGCCCCGAAGTTGTCTGCGGCTCCGGCAGCGTCGCTGATGCCCGCGTCCAGGCGTGGCTCCTGGGCCCGGGCCTTGATGAGCAAGCCCACGCGCAACTGGAGCGCGTCAGCGACGCCGCCGCCGCCGGCCTTCCGGTCATCGCGGATGCCGGGGCGCTGCCTGCTTTGCCGCGGACCCTCGCCCCGCACGTTGTGCTGACGCCGCACGCCGGCGAACTTGCCGCCCTGCTGGCGCGATACGGCGACGGAGCCGGCCGTTCCGCGGTGGAAAGCGCCACGCTCGCGGCCGTCCGGCGGGCCAGCGGCCTCACCGGCGCCACGGTACTGCTCAAGGGCGCCACAACCCTCGTCGCCGCACCGTCCGGGACCGTCTTCAGCCAGTCCGAAGCGACACCGTGGCTGGCAACGGCCGGCAGCGGAGACGTCCTGGCCGGTGTTCTCGGCGGCCTCCTGGCGCAGCTGTCGGAGCACGCCGGGGCTTTCGCGCGCCGCGGCATTCCGGCCGCCGACCGCTGGGCCGCCATCGCGGCGCTGGCAGCCAGCGTCCATGGCCGGGCCGGGAGCCTGGCATCGGGCGGCGGGCCGGTGACGGCGTCGAACGTTGCGGAGGCCGTGCGGGAGGTTATGTCGAGGATGTAA